A genome region from Microbacterium profundi includes the following:
- a CDS encoding LacI family DNA-binding transcriptional regulator — MTAMPPPRATMKDVAALAGVSPKTVSNVVTRTVPVREETRSKVEAAMQRLDFVPNLSARGLRKGRSGIIALALPDLATAYSAELMQLIVAGAHDRGLAVLIEETAAEPERESELLARARAHLIDGLILNPIRLEDSVIRYAGRLPPLVVIGEVEQHRADHVRIDSRLAAADATRHVLARGARRVAVIGADGDGSIATATSRLRLEGVHDALRDAGIVPDPSLEVNRLPWAMAGGADATHILLSRKVAFDAIVAFTDSLAVGVLHALHDHGIRVPDDVVVTGFDDVEISEFSSPALTTVALDRGEFAEATLDLLETRIDDPTAAPRSVTVAHRLVERASTARPPAGYRP, encoded by the coding sequence ATGACAGCGATGCCTCCCCCGCGCGCGACGATGAAGGATGTCGCCGCCCTCGCGGGGGTCTCGCCCAAGACCGTCTCCAACGTCGTCACCCGCACCGTCCCCGTCCGCGAGGAGACCAGGTCGAAGGTCGAAGCGGCGATGCAGCGACTCGACTTCGTTCCGAACCTCAGCGCCAGGGGCTTGAGGAAGGGGCGCTCCGGGATCATCGCGCTGGCACTCCCGGATCTCGCAACCGCCTATTCCGCAGAGCTGATGCAGCTGATCGTCGCCGGCGCGCATGATCGCGGGCTCGCTGTGCTGATTGAGGAGACGGCGGCAGAACCGGAGCGCGAGAGTGAACTGCTCGCACGGGCGCGCGCGCACCTCATTGACGGGCTCATCCTGAATCCGATCCGCTTGGAAGACAGCGTGATCCGCTACGCGGGCCGACTGCCACCGCTCGTCGTGATCGGCGAGGTCGAGCAGCATCGCGCCGATCACGTACGCATCGACAGTCGCCTCGCGGCCGCGGACGCCACCCGCCATGTGCTGGCGCGCGGCGCGAGACGCGTCGCGGTGATCGGTGCTGACGGCGACGGCTCGATCGCGACCGCGACGAGCCGGCTCCGCTTGGAAGGCGTGCACGACGCCCTGCGCGACGCGGGCATCGTGCCCGATCCATCGCTCGAGGTCAACCGCCTGCCGTGGGCGATGGCAGGCGGTGCGGATGCCACCCACATTCTGCTCTCCCGCAAGGTGGCATTCGACGCCATCGTGGCGTTCACGGATTCCCTTGCGGTCGGCGTACTGCACGCACTGCACGATCACGGCATCCGCGTTCCAGATGATGTGGTCGTCACCGGATTCGACGATGTCGAGATCTCGGAGTTCTCCTCCCCCGCCCTCACCACGGTCGCGTTGGACCGCGGGGAATTCGCAGAGGCAACCCTCGATCTGCTCGAGACGAGGATCGACGATCCCACCGCTGCGCCGCGATCCGTGACCGTTGCGCACCGCCTCGTGGAACGCGCGAGCACAGCACGACCTCCCGCCGGCTACCGCCCCTGA
- a CDS encoding AI-2E family transporter, whose product MGLFRNDPQRVRLESRDVELKATRAPWSLWADGFGKLGIRAIQIIVVVAVVAGITFAFQQLTLVTIPLMIALILACAFNPVMGWMRHRGVPSLPATVITLLGIVLILGALGWLIVWAVLDQWDDLYSQAEEGFQRLLAWLQTLPFDFLQPEQIDEWVDTLTEFVTSAQFGSGAIAGVSAVASFVTGLVLMVTILFFFLKDGPRMWEFLLRPFRGQGYVRARRIGDKTVSTLGSYVRGTATVAAVDAIGILIGLLILQVPLAIPLAVLVFLLAFIPIVGATVAGILAALVALVANGWLNALIVVGIVVLVNQLEGNFLQPVLMGRSMKLHAFVILVALTVGTVLGGIVGAILAVPITAALWGVIQVWDGPHLPARWARPKLSENT is encoded by the coding sequence ATGGGACTGTTCCGAAATGATCCGCAACGAGTGCGACTCGAGTCGCGGGACGTCGAGCTGAAAGCGACTCGCGCGCCGTGGAGCCTCTGGGCAGACGGGTTCGGCAAGCTCGGCATCCGCGCGATTCAGATCATCGTCGTGGTCGCTGTCGTGGCCGGGATCACCTTCGCGTTCCAGCAGCTCACGCTCGTCACGATCCCGCTGATGATCGCTCTGATCCTCGCCTGTGCCTTCAATCCCGTGATGGGCTGGATGCGGCATCGCGGTGTGCCGTCGCTGCCGGCGACCGTGATCACCCTGCTCGGGATCGTCCTGATCCTGGGTGCGCTCGGTTGGCTGATCGTGTGGGCCGTTCTCGATCAGTGGGACGATCTCTACTCCCAGGCGGAGGAAGGCTTCCAGCGTCTGCTCGCCTGGTTGCAGACACTGCCGTTCGACTTCCTGCAGCCCGAGCAGATCGACGAGTGGGTCGACACACTCACCGAGTTCGTCACGAGCGCACAGTTCGGCTCCGGCGCGATCGCCGGCGTCAGCGCCGTCGCCAGCTTCGTGACCGGCCTCGTGCTGATGGTGACGATCCTGTTCTTCTTCCTAAAGGATGGCCCGCGGATGTGGGAGTTCCTGCTCCGCCCGTTCCGCGGTCAGGGCTATGTTCGAGCTCGCCGGATCGGAGACAAGACGGTCAGCACGCTCGGTTCGTATGTGCGCGGCACCGCCACTGTTGCGGCAGTGGACGCGATCGGCATCCTCATCGGCCTGCTCATCCTGCAGGTTCCTCTCGCCATCCCGCTCGCCGTGCTGGTCTTCCTCCTCGCCTTCATCCCCATCGTCGGAGCGACCGTCGCCGGAATCCTCGCCGCCCTCGTGGCGCTGGTGGCCAACGGCTGGCTGAACGCCCTCATCGTGGTCGGCATCGTCGTGCTGGTCAACCAGCTGGAGGGAAACTTCCTGCAGCCGGTACTGATGGGACGATCGATGAAGCTGCACGCGTTCGTCATCCTCGTCGCCCTGACCGTCGGCACAGTGCTGGGCGGCATCGTGGGAGCCATTCTCGCCGTGCCGATCACAGCCGCACTGTGGGGCGTGATCCAGGTGTGGGACGGTCCCCATCTCCCTGCGCGCTGGGCGCGACCGAAGTTGTCCGAGAACACCTGA
- a CDS encoding thiolase family protein has protein sequence MSKRSEAVLVDVVRTPVGRGKPGGALSEVHPVDLAAGVLKVILERNGLESRQIDDVLLGCVSQVGDQSMNIARQAVLAAGFDESIPGATIDRQCGSSQQAVHIAAQGIMAGAYDAVLVGGVESMSRVPLGSSAAGGSPMSPRLRARYPEGLVNQGVSAELIAHRWGFDRDRLDAFAAESHRRAAQAWADGFFDSTVVAVDEAPDARADETVRPGTTAEKLAGLQPAFRTDALAARFPELGWSITPGNSSPLTDGASAALLMSAERAEALGLRARARFHAFSVVGDDPMMMLTGPIPATRRILERAGLTMADLDAYEVNEAFASVPLAWTAELGADAAKLNPRGGAIALGHALGSSGTRLLGTLVDHLEATGGRYGLQTMCEGGGMANATIIERL, from the coding sequence ATGAGCAAACGCAGCGAAGCGGTTCTGGTCGACGTCGTCCGCACCCCGGTGGGGCGCGGCAAACCCGGCGGCGCACTGAGCGAGGTGCATCCGGTCGACCTCGCGGCAGGGGTCTTGAAGGTGATCCTCGAGCGCAACGGCCTGGAGTCACGGCAGATCGATGATGTGCTCCTCGGCTGTGTGAGCCAGGTCGGCGACCAGTCGATGAACATCGCCAGACAGGCGGTGCTGGCCGCGGGATTCGACGAATCCATCCCTGGTGCGACGATCGACAGGCAGTGCGGATCGAGTCAGCAAGCCGTGCACATCGCAGCCCAGGGGATCATGGCCGGCGCCTACGACGCGGTCTTGGTCGGCGGCGTGGAGTCGATGAGCCGCGTTCCGCTCGGGTCGTCCGCGGCGGGCGGATCTCCGATGTCGCCGCGACTGCGCGCCCGCTACCCCGAAGGGCTGGTGAACCAGGGCGTCTCCGCAGAGCTCATCGCGCATCGCTGGGGCTTCGACCGTGACCGGCTCGACGCCTTCGCGGCCGAATCGCACCGTCGCGCCGCACAGGCATGGGCGGACGGATTCTTCGACAGCACGGTCGTCGCCGTCGACGAGGCGCCGGACGCACGAGCCGATGAGACGGTGCGCCCAGGGACGACCGCCGAGAAGCTCGCCGGACTTCAACCCGCGTTCCGTACCGATGCTCTCGCTGCGCGATTCCCGGAGTTGGGATGGAGTATCACGCCGGGCAACTCCTCACCGCTGACGGACGGCGCATCCGCCGCCCTGCTGATGAGCGCGGAGCGCGCAGAGGCGCTGGGACTCCGAGCCAGGGCGCGATTCCATGCGTTCTCCGTCGTGGGCGACGACCCGATGATGATGCTCACCGGGCCGATCCCCGCCACTCGTCGCATCCTCGAGCGCGCAGGTCTCACCATGGCCGACCTCGACGCGTACGAGGTGAACGAGGCCTTCGCCTCCGTGCCCCTCGCGTGGACGGCGGAACTGGGGGCGGATGCTGCGAAGCTGAATCCGCGCGGCGGCGCTATCGCGCTGGGGCACGCGCTCGGCTCTTCGGGTACGCGCCTGCTCGGCACGCTCGTCGATCACCTCGAGGCAACCGGCGGACGTTACGGACTGCAGACCATGTGCGAGGGCGGCGGCATGGCGAACGCGACGATCATCGAGCGGCTCTGA
- a CDS encoding LacI family DNA-binding transcriptional regulator produces MNDVSSRHGRTVGVRDVAALAGVSRQTVSRVLNDHPDVAPETKTRVLQAMHELDYRMNNAARALGTRRSRTLGVLASDALQYGPSRSIAAIENAARAAGYWVSAAFADAGDDDSVISAVEHLVAQGVEGIVVVAPHARTLRALDTLRVGVPVLTLHSAGRGSRGLSVDQAAGARLAVGALADAGHSRIAHLAGPADWLEAESRTEGYAAELAHRGLDPALMLVGDWTARSGYEATQAVLAADVTAVFAANDQMALGLLGGLHEVGVAVPDEISVVGFDDVPDAAYYWPRLTTVRQDFEELARRAVASLIGGSDAAASALAPIAPVLVARDSVARPR; encoded by the coding sequence ATGAACGACGTATCCTCGAGGCACGGACGCACTGTCGGCGTCCGTGACGTTGCCGCGCTCGCCGGGGTCTCCCGGCAGACCGTCTCGCGTGTGCTGAACGACCACCCCGATGTCGCGCCTGAGACCAAGACCCGCGTGCTGCAGGCGATGCACGAACTCGACTATCGGATGAACAACGCGGCGCGAGCCCTCGGGACGCGGCGATCGCGCACTCTCGGTGTGCTCGCATCCGATGCGCTGCAGTACGGACCTTCGCGTAGCATCGCCGCGATCGAGAACGCGGCGCGTGCTGCGGGCTACTGGGTGAGTGCGGCCTTCGCGGACGCCGGCGATGACGACTCCGTGATCTCCGCCGTCGAACACCTCGTGGCACAGGGCGTGGAGGGCATCGTGGTCGTCGCCCCGCACGCTCGCACCCTTCGCGCTCTCGACACTCTGCGGGTGGGGGTCCCCGTGCTCACCCTGCATTCGGCGGGTCGCGGATCCCGTGGTCTCTCCGTCGATCAGGCTGCCGGGGCTCGCCTCGCGGTCGGGGCACTGGCCGACGCCGGGCACTCCCGCATCGCGCATCTCGCAGGCCCTGCCGACTGGCTGGAAGCCGAGTCTCGCACCGAGGGGTACGCGGCCGAGCTGGCTCATCGCGGACTCGATCCTGCGCTGATGCTGGTCGGCGACTGGACCGCACGCTCTGGATACGAGGCCACCCAGGCCGTGCTCGCGGCCGACGTCACCGCGGTGTTCGCGGCGAATGACCAGATGGCGCTGGGGCTACTCGGCGGCCTGCATGAGGTGGGCGTCGCCGTGCCGGACGAAATCAGCGTCGTCGGCTTCGACGACGTCCCCGATGCCGCGTACTACTGGCCACGGCTCACGACCGTGCGCCAGGATTTCGAGGAACTCGCTCGTCGCGCTGTTGCCTCGCTGATCGGAGGATCGGATGCCGCGGCATCCGCCCTCGCGCCGATCGCGCCCGTCCTCGTCGCCCGAGATTCGGTAGCCCGGCCGCGCTGA
- a CDS encoding extracellular solute-binding protein yields MTPPLDLSRRQFLTASSLAAGAALLAGCAPGQVSASDTQTLQFWHLLSGGDGVTMSSLLDGVNDAQDAYRIRPTVLAWGTPYYTKLAMAGAGGRAPDVAIMHATRVNGWAPGGLLDDWDLDRLADLGVDKSTFPAPIWEKGFVGDRLFSVALDAHPFVMMFNTDVCDAAGVLDTDGRLQETASPEEFLDQLRTVSGTAEGHALSYGYLGDGAQMWRLFYGLYAQHGLAIELPLGGKAVIDKDAAVESLTFMQTLLDGEIAAAQNDYGSAIAEFATGKSGMLFTGVWELRTMQNAGIPFDAAMFPTLYGTPAVYADSHSFVLPRQANADETKRELTYQFVADLLKGSIGWAEAGHIPAYLPVTESPEYADLIPQAHYAEAAEHVVYDPTAWFTGSGSSFQEDFGAAVQGVLLSGDDPAAAIDRFESRVNTMLAQPNPADPEGTWKP; encoded by the coding sequence ATGACACCCCCGCTCGATCTGTCCCGCAGACAATTCCTCACCGCCAGCTCGCTGGCCGCCGGCGCAGCCCTGCTCGCAGGGTGCGCTCCCGGTCAAGTCAGCGCATCCGACACCCAGACTTTGCAGTTCTGGCACCTTCTGAGCGGCGGTGACGGCGTCACGATGTCGTCGCTGCTCGATGGGGTCAACGATGCACAGGATGCCTACCGGATCCGCCCCACGGTGCTCGCCTGGGGAACGCCGTACTACACGAAGCTCGCGATGGCGGGTGCCGGCGGCCGCGCTCCCGACGTCGCGATCATGCATGCCACCCGCGTCAACGGGTGGGCGCCCGGCGGGCTCCTGGACGACTGGGATCTCGACCGGCTCGCCGATCTCGGCGTCGACAAGAGCACCTTCCCCGCTCCGATCTGGGAGAAGGGCTTCGTCGGCGACCGGCTCTTCAGCGTCGCACTCGACGCGCATCCGTTCGTAATGATGTTCAACACAGACGTCTGCGACGCAGCCGGCGTGCTCGACACCGACGGGCGCCTGCAGGAGACGGCATCCCCCGAGGAGTTCCTCGATCAGCTCCGCACCGTCAGCGGCACGGCCGAGGGTCATGCGCTGTCGTACGGCTATCTCGGCGACGGGGCGCAGATGTGGCGGCTGTTCTACGGCCTCTACGCCCAGCACGGACTCGCCATCGAGCTGCCTCTCGGCGGCAAGGCCGTGATCGACAAGGATGCCGCGGTCGAGTCCCTCACGTTCATGCAGACTCTGCTCGACGGCGAGATCGCCGCCGCCCAGAACGACTACGGCTCCGCGATCGCCGAATTCGCGACCGGCAAGAGCGGCATGCTCTTCACCGGCGTCTGGGAACTGCGCACGATGCAGAACGCCGGCATCCCGTTCGACGCGGCGATGTTCCCCACGCTCTACGGCACCCCGGCCGTGTACGCCGACTCCCACTCGTTCGTCCTCCCCCGTCAGGCGAACGCCGACGAGACCAAGCGCGAACTGACCTATCAGTTCGTGGCGGATCTGTTGAAGGGCTCGATCGGATGGGCGGAGGCCGGACACATTCCGGCGTACCTGCCGGTCACCGAATCGCCGGAGTACGCCGATCTGATCCCACAGGCGCACTACGCCGAGGCCGCGGAGCACGTCGTCTACGACCCGACCGCATGGTTCACCGGATCGGGCTCCAGCTTCCAAGAGGACTTCGGTGCCGCCGTGCAGGGCGTGCTGCTCAGCGGGGATGACCCCGCGGCCGCGATAGACCGCTTCGAGTCGCGAGTGAACACCATGCTCGCTCAACCCAACCCGGCTGACCCCGAAGGGACGTGGAAGCCATGA
- a CDS encoding carbohydrate ABC transporter permease, whose product MSTATLSHTETITAPGARRHRRPHLPGQKPFGPLRVAAFAVLALLAIGWLLPFLWAIATAFKTETDAASGDPSWIGATGPTVEAFAAILSQGNVYTWAFNSLWTSAAVTLITLAISALAAYAFSRLDFTGRKWLFVVVIASIIVPPQVLIIPLFYQMLTFNMIDTYWGLILPQVVVPAMVFILKKFFDAIPIELEDAARVDGASRFRIFWSIVLPLSRPILASVAIFVFIGAWNNFLWPFLVINDTTLMTLPVGLQTVISAYGVQYAQVMAQAVLAALPLIIVFIIFQKQIVKGVATSGFGGQ is encoded by the coding sequence ATGTCCACCGCCACCCTCTCTCACACCGAGACGATCACGGCACCCGGCGCGCGTCGCCACCGGCGCCCGCATCTGCCGGGCCAGAAGCCGTTCGGACCGCTGCGCGTCGCCGCATTCGCGGTGCTCGCCCTGCTCGCGATCGGCTGGCTGCTGCCGTTCCTGTGGGCGATCGCCACGGCGTTCAAGACCGAGACGGATGCCGCGTCAGGCGACCCGTCTTGGATCGGTGCGACCGGGCCCACCGTCGAGGCCTTCGCCGCGATCCTGTCTCAGGGCAACGTGTACACCTGGGCGTTCAACAGCCTGTGGACGTCGGCCGCTGTGACACTCATCACCCTGGCGATCTCCGCGCTGGCCGCTTACGCGTTCTCCCGCCTGGACTTCACCGGGCGCAAGTGGTTGTTCGTCGTGGTCATCGCGTCGATCATCGTGCCCCCGCAGGTGCTGATCATCCCGCTGTTCTACCAGATGCTGACCTTCAACATGATCGACACGTATTGGGGATTGATCCTGCCGCAGGTCGTGGTGCCGGCGATGGTCTTCATCCTCAAGAAGTTCTTCGACGCCATCCCGATCGAGCTCGAAGACGCCGCCCGCGTCGACGGCGCGAGCCGGTTCCGCATCTTCTGGTCGATCGTCCTGCCCCTGTCGCGCCCGATCCTCGCATCCGTGGCGATCTTCGTGTTCATCGGAGCGTGGAACAACTTCCTGTGGCCGTTCCTGGTCATCAACGACACCACGCTGATGACGCTGCCGGTGGGGCTTCAGACCGTGATCAGCGCCTACGGCGTGCAGTACGCGCAGGTCATGGCGCAGGCGGTGCTCGCAGCCCTTCCGCTCATCATCGTGTTCATCATCTTCCAGAAGCAGATCGTCAAGGGAGTCGCGACCAGCGGCTTCGGCGGTCAGTAG
- the arfA gene encoding arabinosylfuranosidase ArfA, whose product MSHARITIDRDYTIADVPRRLFGSFVEHMGRCVYTGIYEPGHPMADERGFRKDVLSLVKEMGPTVVRYPGGNFVSGYLWEDGVGPAADRPTRIDGAWHTIETNAFGLHEFVDWARAADVEIMEAINLGTRGVEEARALVEYANHPGGTYWSDLRRKNGAADPFDIKLWCLGNELDGPWQIGHKTAAEYGRLAQETAKAMKLVDDSIELVAVGSSNRGMPTFGTWEHTVLTHAYNEVDYISMHAYYQEHDGDAESFLAEAVEMDAFIEGVVATIDAVKAAGKHTKQVDISFDEWNVWYQSGLDTDDQPHQVSKSWRTHPRLIEDTYSVTDAVVVGTFLNSLLRHGDRVRIANQAQLVNVIAPIRSEEGGAAWRQSTFWPFERMARLARGQILRLAVSSSQISTKRYGDVDAVDAAATWDEETGRLVVFVANRSLEESNDLTVDLRGLGNLRVKNAETLTIPEDGDRFTANLESAPDSVRMVPLPGAEIVDGAVRASLPPLSWSVIELEVARS is encoded by the coding sequence ATGTCCCACGCCCGTATCACCATCGACCGCGACTACACGATCGCCGACGTGCCGCGCAGGCTCTTCGGCTCGTTCGTCGAGCACATGGGCCGCTGCGTGTACACCGGCATCTACGAGCCGGGCCATCCGATGGCCGATGAGCGCGGCTTCCGCAAGGACGTGCTCTCGCTCGTCAAGGAGATGGGGCCGACGGTCGTCCGCTACCCCGGCGGCAACTTCGTCTCGGGCTATCTCTGGGAGGACGGCGTCGGCCCCGCCGCCGACCGCCCGACGCGCATCGACGGCGCCTGGCACACGATCGAGACCAACGCGTTCGGCCTGCACGAGTTCGTGGACTGGGCGCGTGCGGCCGACGTCGAGATCATGGAGGCGATCAACCTCGGCACCCGTGGCGTCGAAGAGGCGCGCGCACTCGTGGAGTACGCGAACCATCCCGGCGGCACGTACTGGTCGGACCTGCGCCGCAAGAACGGCGCGGCCGATCCGTTCGACATCAAGCTGTGGTGCCTGGGCAACGAACTCGACGGCCCGTGGCAGATCGGTCACAAGACTGCTGCGGAGTACGGGCGTCTCGCACAGGAGACCGCCAAGGCGATGAAGCTGGTCGATGACTCGATCGAGCTCGTCGCGGTCGGATCGTCCAACCGCGGCATGCCCACGTTCGGCACGTGGGAGCACACCGTGCTCACGCACGCCTACAACGAGGTCGACTACATCTCGATGCACGCGTACTACCAGGAGCACGACGGCGACGCCGAGTCGTTCCTCGCCGAGGCCGTCGAGATGGACGCCTTCATCGAGGGCGTGGTCGCGACGATCGACGCCGTGAAGGCCGCGGGCAAGCACACCAAGCAGGTGGACATCTCGTTCGACGAGTGGAACGTCTGGTACCAGTCGGGACTCGACACCGACGACCAGCCGCATCAGGTTTCGAAGTCGTGGCGCACGCACCCCCGCCTCATCGAGGACACGTATTCGGTGACGGATGCCGTCGTCGTCGGCACGTTCCTCAACAGCCTGCTGCGCCACGGCGACCGGGTGCGGATCGCCAATCAGGCGCAGCTCGTCAATGTCATCGCCCCGATCCGCTCCGAGGAGGGCGGGGCCGCCTGGCGGCAGTCGACGTTCTGGCCCTTCGAGCGGATGGCCCGGCTCGCCCGCGGGCAGATCCTGCGTCTCGCCGTTTCGTCATCGCAGATCAGCACCAAGAGATACGGCGATGTGGATGCCGTCGACGCGGCCGCGACGTGGGACGAGGAGACCGGCCGACTGGTCGTGTTCGTCGCGAACCGCTCGCTGGAGGAGTCGAACGACCTCACCGTCGATCTGCGCGGGCTGGGCAACCTTCGGGTCAAGAACGCCGAGACGCTGACGATCCCCGAAGACGGCGACCGATTCACCGCGAATCTCGAGAGCGCCCCCGACTCCGTACGGATGGTGCCGCTGCCCGGCGCCGAGATCGTCGACGGGGCGGTGCGGGCGAGCCTGCCGCCGCTGTCATGGTCGGTGATCGAGCTGGAGGTCGCGCGGTCCTGA
- a CDS encoding carbohydrate ABC transporter permease, with product MTTSTTGSVAASGAATRTIVTGSASGIRVRRAGSRNREQLISWAFLAPFLVAFALFLVWPIVHGIYLSFTDQSLTGAGGGFVGFANYGEALTDPVMWQSMWNTVWFTLLSTVPLIVIALLMAALVDRGLPGQWLWRLSFFMPYLLASTVISQIWVWIFNPQIGAANNILKAFGLEPLAWLQNPDTNMLSIVIATVWWTVGFNFLLYLAAMQNIPSQQYEAASLDGAGPWRQFWSITLPQLGPATVLILILQILASLKLFDQAYQMLGGVASDTTRSIVQYIYEAGFVNYRFGYSAAISYVFFALIVIIGVAQALVSRRRKEL from the coding sequence ATGACCACCTCTACCACCGGTTCTGTCGCCGCCTCCGGCGCTGCCACGCGCACGATCGTCACAGGGTCCGCATCCGGCATCCGGGTTCGTCGCGCGGGGAGCCGCAATCGCGAGCAGCTCATCAGCTGGGCGTTCCTCGCACCGTTCCTCGTCGCATTCGCGCTGTTCCTCGTGTGGCCGATTGTGCACGGCATCTATCTCAGCTTCACCGACCAGTCCCTGACCGGCGCCGGTGGCGGATTCGTCGGATTCGCCAACTACGGCGAAGCCCTGACGGACCCGGTGATGTGGCAGTCGATGTGGAACACCGTGTGGTTCACGCTGCTGTCCACCGTCCCCCTCATCGTGATCGCGCTGCTCATGGCAGCCCTCGTCGACCGCGGCCTGCCGGGTCAGTGGCTCTGGCGGCTGTCGTTCTTCATGCCGTATCTGCTCGCATCCACCGTTATCTCGCAGATCTGGGTATGGATCTTCAACCCGCAGATCGGGGCGGCGAACAACATCCTCAAGGCCTTCGGGCTCGAGCCGCTCGCCTGGCTGCAGAATCCCGACACCAACATGCTGTCGATCGTCATCGCGACGGTCTGGTGGACGGTCGGATTCAACTTCCTGCTCTACCTCGCCGCCATGCAGAACATCCCCTCACAGCAGTATGAGGCGGCGTCACTCGACGGCGCAGGACCCTGGCGTCAGTTCTGGTCGATCACGCTCCCGCAGCTGGGACCGGCCACGGTGCTCATCCTCATCCTGCAGATCCTCGCCTCTCTGAAGCTGTTCGACCAGGCGTACCAGATGCTCGGCGGGGTGGCGAGCGACACCACCCGTTCGATCGTGCAGTACATCTACGAAGCCGGCTTCGTCAACTACCGATTCGGCTACTCGGCCGCGATCTCATACGTGTTCTTCGCCCTCATCGTCATCATCGGCGTCGCGCAGGCCCTGGTCTCGCGTCGTCGGAAGGAGCTGTGA
- a CDS encoding L-ribulose-5-phosphate 4-epimerase — protein MSNEAPVFTPEVDAAIAAARADVARLHSELVSYNLIVWTGGNVSGRVRVSEDGSADLFVIKPSGVSYDDLAPENMILCDLDGNVIAGSEGSERSPSSDTAAHAYVYRNMPEVGGVVHTHSTFAVAWAARGEEIPCVITAMADEFGGPVPVGPFAIIGDDSIGRGIVETLSGHRSRAVLMQNHGPFTIGTDAKDAVKAAVMVEDVARTVHYAREAGPLIPIPQESIDSLYNRYQNVYGQSGDTRR, from the coding sequence GTGAGCAACGAAGCCCCCGTATTCACACCCGAGGTAGATGCGGCCATCGCCGCCGCTCGGGCCGATGTCGCCCGTCTGCACAGCGAGCTGGTCAGCTACAACCTCATCGTCTGGACCGGCGGCAACGTCTCGGGCCGAGTGCGGGTGTCTGAAGACGGCAGTGCCGATCTGTTCGTCATCAAGCCGTCGGGCGTGAGTTACGACGACCTCGCGCCCGAGAACATGATCCTGTGCGACCTCGACGGCAACGTGATCGCGGGCAGCGAGGGCAGCGAACGCTCGCCGTCCAGCGACACCGCCGCCCACGCGTACGTGTACCGGAACATGCCCGAGGTCGGTGGCGTCGTGCACACCCACTCGACCTTCGCGGTGGCGTGGGCCGCGCGCGGCGAGGAGATCCCGTGCGTCATCACCGCGATGGCCGACGAGTTCGGCGGGCCGGTCCCGGTCGGACCGTTCGCGATCATCGGCGACGACTCGATCGGGCGCGGCATCGTCGAGACGCTCAGCGGCCACCGCTCACGCGCCGTGCTCATGCAGAACCACGGTCCGTTCACGATCGGAACGGACGCGAAGGATGCCGTGAAGGCCGCGGTCATGGTGGAGGACGTCGCCCGCACCGTGCACTATGCGCGTGAGGCCGGTCCGCTCATCCCGATCCCGCAGGAGTCGATCGACAGTCTCTACAACCGATACCAGAACGTGTACGGCCAGAGCGGAGACACCCGACGATGA